Sequence from the Lampris incognitus isolate fLamInc1 chromosome 12, fLamInc1.hap2, whole genome shotgun sequence genome:
ACGGGGGTCACCATATAAGAGGCTTCGCACTGACAACTACAAAGCACGTCGGTTTTAAACGGGTTGGCACCTAGCACCTTTGACAACCGGACCCGGAGCCAAAATGAGATTTCTAATGCCTGTATGTGTTTTCCTCGCAGTGGCAGGACTCCACACTGGTAAGAAGTTGAGATTTTCAAAGGAATTTAGAAACAGTTATAAACTAATTTGCctggattaaaaaaaatcaattcaaatTTTGTGCTGTGGTAACTGTAAAATTCAAaggtagaatatatatatatatatatatatatatatatatatatatatatatatactaccattGAATTTTACATTTttcactgtttgtttgtttgttttgaccgaTGTCAAAACTCTAACAATGAATCTGTACAATTAACAAAGAACCGCTGCATTAATGTAAAGGTTGGCTGTTTTGTTAATTGTGTACTTCTGCGCACCCCTTCAGCTTTCACCGCATCTCTGGAGTCTGCAGAGAAAGAGGAAACGGTTGCTGAGGAAAGTATGGAAAACCCATTATTATTGAATAGATCGTGATATTTTCCTGATAATGATGACAATGCTTGTGTCCCTCACGATCTGAGGCGATTAAACCCCAAATGTGTCCTTTTCAGCGAGCGAGTTAAGTGAACTACAAAAAACAGGTACAGTGCCTCGCCAATAAGCACACATCCTACTTGTCAAACCCTTTGaaaccaaattttaaaaaaaagcgtTTTGTATGATTTGTAACAGCATTTCCTTTGATCTATAGACACGTTGTACACAACTATTATGTTTTCTCCCTTCCGCTTGTAgtatgttttggttttgtttgttttggttttttttttttaatgacgggGAAACATTTTGaaccctctctctcctcagaTCAAATGGAGTTTGAGGCTGCGGAGATGAATGGTGAGTTTAGAGTCACGTGATGGAGGCCCAGCCTGGGCGAGAAacgcggtaaaaaaaaaaaacgatctcAAAGTCAAACTAGCTCTGAATAGGTCCTCTGCACTTGTAAAATCATTTTCACGTCCAACAACCACAGACCCTCACCGTTTCCCCTCCCCGTTTACAGAGGAGAAGACCCAGGACGCGCGCTACTTAGGTAAGGGGATCCCGCTAACACGCACCTTGACACGCATGTCAGGATGGTCAGTCTGAGTTACCGCAGCTCTCTTTCCTTTCTCCCATGCAGAGGCTGCTAAAGACCAGTCTGGTAAGACGCTGTCGCTGTGACTGCCATTAAACTGTAATCTTTCAATAGCACATTTTAACTGTCTTCTTAAATGGCGGCATCAATAAAATGTTTTGAACAGAGGAGGAGCAAACCGAAGTTGAAAATGAAAACGCAGGTTTGTGGAATTTTAACATTTTACATTCaccgttttttatttatttatttaccaaaaaaaaaacatcctgttGCAGAGATCGTACCTGATCTTTACAACGGATTAAGAATTGTTAAACTTTAATGTTCCCCACCAACAGAGGGAGACGGAAAGTCCGATGTTGCGGCAAACGACGGTAGGGAAAAGTCACTATTATATCAGCCTATAGGGGGCGATAGAGTGCTGTTTGGAAAAGGGCTGCTTAAACCAAAAATGCCAGTGCCGGCTATGCACAAGTCTGTTGTTCAGTTATTAAAAACCAGAATATCAGTGTTACCATTTAATCTACGGTCTGTCCTCTGCAGATCCAGAATCGGACTCCCTTGAGGAAACTGACGGTCAGACCTATATTTCATCACTACTCTGGGCAGATTATTTCACCATAGCGTAGAAATCTAACCTGTACTAATTTATGAAattattttcttcttctcttttcggCAGGCGTAAGACAAAAGCGGGGTAGGAGCATCTGTATTTACAACTGTAAAATCTACAGTTACATATAATCAGTATTGGTGGTAAAATTCCAATGGTAACCCGTAGTACAGGTCACACTGTATTAATGCAAGCCCACGATATCAATACAGCATCAAGTGAGTGTAAATTCATGTCTTTCCAGAGCACCATGACTCAGAGACAGACAGCCTGAGCAATTCAGGTAAGATAATGGAAACACTTCAACAGGTGGATAATCAAGGACCCTGGACAGTTGTCATCTATGATAATCTCCCGTTTCCATATTTTTTCCTATTACAGATGATCTGTCTGAGGACACAACCAAGGAACAAGGTGATGGGCTGATATTTAATTTCTATTGCATATAAGTGGGTGACAAGCTGAAGCCTATGAAACATCTCATATAATTCCTAAATTAACCAAGAAGGTTGAATTAGCtcacatttcatcactcagctgagtgatgaaatgtatctgaatgtatctgaatcagctcatctgtattcagatgagccgattcaaccttctttgatttccttactggattactgagcataccTCAAGATGTTTTAACGGCTTAGTTATTACGAGCTTATATGTCATTGTCTCACCGATAGCTTCTTGCATGATGACTGAATAACTTCTAGTGTTGGAGACAACAAATTCTCAGAGCTCGTGCTGATTTCAAACATTACTAGTGGTGAAGAAAAGTTTGCTCCTGAGCAGTTCCTATTGGGGATACTGCTGACTTTCAGAAGACCGCAGAGGTCACGGTTTGAGCTTACAGTATGGCCACGCAGACAAGGCACTGGTATTGTTTATTTCAGTATAGTCCCCTTGCATTTAATGGGAATATAGGACAAGAATCCAGGGCAAATGAAGACACTCGTCCCCTGGTGCGCCTTCTGCCTAATTTATACCGTACCATTCATCTGCCACAGTTATTTTAAGATCCACAGTTGCTGACCTAAACCACGCTATAAAGGCTGCAAATCTGTGTCGAATCCCCTACAGTTAAAGCTGATCGTGTAACATTAAGAGtaattttttttccatattaGATGCCAAATATGTGGTTGTTCAGCATCTTGATCCCCTGATAATATATTAAGAGATAACCGCAACCACTGGAGCCAAATGATCTGAAGTGATCGTATGCATTGTTCGTTAACAGGTGCCCAGGGGATCTCAAAGGACCACGGGTCAAGCAGCTAGAGGTGAGACGCATACAATACGCTGCTTTGAAAGCTGTGGAAAAGTACTGCAATGCAAGCGTGTGAGATGTACAGCTAGCGTAAAGGAATCTGTCCTCTCCTGCGTCACAGATGTGGCCGAGCGATGCGCCGAGACCGTGTGGAGCAGCATCCGATCCGAGGCCTCTACTCATAACCCCATACATGTGCTGCAATACACTGAGAATTTAAAGCTAATAAAAAGGGAACTGTTCCATCTACCTGCTAAGCTTTATGTAACTTCATCTGCGTTACTGACCTAAATGTGATGTACCATGGAGTcctctgttttttctctctcgATACTGCCATGCTTCCAAGTTATTTCAAAACTTTAGCTTGAGATGTAGTCACGTGGAAGTACTCGTCCATTCTGGGCTGTCATTGGTGAGTGCTTGATCTTTGACTGAGCTATCTATTAAAAATGAGAGCAAAACGAAGCAGATTTTCCAATTtttattaacctttttttccattATACTGACAGTAGTTGTTAGCACAGTGTATGCTGcctgtgcaaaaaaaaataataaaataaaatctttGGTTCCTAAAAGGGAAAAACAATTAAGGCATCTACAGCATCTATAAGTCTTAAAAATGCATTTACTGCTGCAGCCCAAGGACCACACTCTGAAGGCATGACAGCATTGATGTATGTCACTCTCAATTCAACAACATCCTGGTCAGCTCCACACCACACCATCtggctaaaaaaaaataaaaatcttccaGGTTTAGGTCCCTATTTTCACCCACCAGCTCCATGAATCAAATATGCCACTTCTAAGGCCAAGACGGGGAAAGGGGGTGACGGACGCAACCAAATGTGTTGGCAGAGGTACATTCCATAGAGAAGTTACGCTGTGACATAGCCGATATACTTTAAAGTTGCAAATCTAAGGTCTAGCATAGGCTTGAACAGGACTAAAGCTTTTAACCATCGAGTTTGACGTACCACGTAAGGACTCACTCGGCCTTACGTGGTACCCGCTCTACCAGGtaagccaccggggcgccccaatGATGCAATCAAGTTTAACAGGAAATTTTAAGGTCTTGTATGTGTACACACTTTTGCATGAACATTCGATCACTAAATTAAAATCAGATTCAAGTAGCTAACACGTTTCAGGCAGAGGTCTACAAACGGTCAGGGGATGGTAGGACCTGAGGAGATACTTAATAGTTGAGTACTGATCTTTTTTCACGCCGATCAGAGAGAACTGTGGCCCGCTGAGGTCATGCCGCTTCCCACCAAATCAATTTTGACTGCTTTCTACCGCTGATGCAGTGTTGTTCCCCAATCTTAATTCTACGGTGGTGGGTTTTGACAAGAGCTCCATTGTAAGAGAGCAAGGGAAATTAAAGATGTTTCCTACTGCTTTCACCCCCAAACCAAAAAAACACGTTACCATATCCGCTACTGGTCCTTTCATCATAGTTGTTCGATTAAAAATAAATGCCAAAACGGTCAGGTATAGTGGTGGGGGAAacgagttttgtttgtttgtttgtttgtttttatcatGATCTAATACTCCTTTGTGGTGAAGGCCAAAAGAAAATTATAAACAACTATCACAAGTTGAGCAGCCTTTTAAGCCCAAAGGTCTAGCTGATGAACTGTCTGATAGCAAATTCTTCCCTTTGACGAGAGGGGAAACAAACCTGCAGTTTGAGGGATACATCGAGACCAGATCCAAAACAATTcacaaaaaaatgttaaaaaaagacacatacacatacacacacacatacatacacacacacacacacacacatcaataacCTCGTTTTGCACCTAAAATACTGCTGTTGCTTCTATATTAGTTTCAGCATGTATTATGAGTGAAGATATACAGCTGCAAAAGGCTAATACTGCACTTTAATTGTTCATCTGTTTCTAACTTGTAAAACATTAACAAAATGGAGAATGATTGTACATATGCAGCGTAGAAACGTAAgtagtgaaaaaaaaatcaactttcaGATTAGCTCTTCACAGGATGAATAATACAAAAAGAACAAAGAACGAAATGTTAGCTTCCCATTGGAAGTGAtatggccaaaaaaaaaatgttactaCCAACCAATAATTCTAACTTTACAATGATGCAACCAAGAACCACAGGCCCGTATCACAAGTCCTTTAACCTTTTCTAATTTTATCgcttttcttccttttctttcaAAGTAACTGGCTCGAGGCGAGCAATATAATTTGACCTCCCATGTAGCCTTTTCTTGTGCGCTGGAgcgcggtctctctctctctctcgtctcctgcGTGAACCTAAAACTCACAGGATGACATAGATGAAGAGCGCCATGATGGCCGCGCTTATGAGGCCAGAGATCGGCACAGTCACAAACCATGCCATGAAGATGTTTCGGAACAGTCGCCAATCCACCGCCTTCTTGGAACGCAGCCAACCTACTGCTACCACAGAGCCCACCTgggaaaacacaaaaacaaacactttCCAGCACCAGACTACTATTGTCGCCTTCAAATCCACGACTTCACTCGACCAATTTGAAAGCTATGTGCTGAACTATACTAGAAACCACAATCTTTGTTTCCAAGTTATGCAACGTTTTATTGAGAGGAAAGTGGCTTCACATTTAAAGTGTCTTACAATTAGGCTCTTGTTTACTGTAGCCTCCCACACATAAAATAACCTCCTCCGTGTCTCAGTGTCAAGGTCCTAGACCACAATATTTGACCAGCTTACCTTGCAGTGGGTGGTGGAAACAGGCAGGCCAATGTTGGATGCAACTACGACAGTCAGGGCTGAGGCAAGTTCAATGCTGAAACCACTGCAGAGGAAAAAAAGACTCAAGTCTATTTGGTGGGTCTGTCTGTGCATGGGTGCTTATTTAAGAGGCTGTCAGTGTCTGGATAGGATGTGGAACACTGTCAAGTACAGTTTTCTGACCAAGGAGAAACAAGTTTTGCAGGGCGTATTGCATCTTTACCTGGATGGTGTGATGGGAGTGAGGTCCTTGCCCATAGTCTGAATCACTCTACGACCCCATACCCACAGACCAGCACAGATGCCTACTCCTCCATACAGCAGCAGCCAGATGGGTGTGGGTGCATTTGAAGTCACGCTATTGGTTGTGTAAACCAGCCACAGAGCTACCAAGGGTCCAATAGCATTACTGTAAGGAGAAAATTGGATTAATGACAGCCAAAAAATAAAGACTTCAAGTTAAGTCAGTGGGATCAGTGTGAATATAAATTGAGAGCCTCTGATCATTGATGATTATATGACCTTTATAAGAATCTCAATACCTTACATCATTGCCTCCATGAGCAAAGGATCCAAAGCAGGCAGTGAGAATCTGGAGGAACTGGAAAAGAGTTGAGACTTCAGGCCTATCCGCTTCCAACCCGTCGTCGTCAGAACTGTGTCTTCTGCCTGCATCATCCTTTCCAATCTCAAGTGCTACATCACCCTCACTAAGCCCCTCTGAAGTCATATTCTCAGCCACAGCATTGCAGTAACTGGTGTAGCTGTCCATACGAACACGCTTCCTGTCCTGACCACCAGATCCTGGGCCCTTGTCACCATCCTCACAGGCACGGAACTCCCCTTCTTTGTGCTTGAAGTCCCCATGCATCCCAATGATGGCCATGGTATATGAAGTGTAGCTGTTGTTGCGACGGATGGGTTTGTCGCCCCCTTCACCCATACAGTCGCCTACCTTGGCCAGGTGGAGCTTATGCAGCAGGTCCTTGTAGAGGCCCGAGTCCTTATGGACTGTGTGGTACTGGCTGTAACCATTACTTGGGATGTGAGCTGGCCTGTTGTTAAACTGGGCATGGTTGTTGAACTGAAGCTGATTTGCAGGGACACTGCTATGCTGGTTGTTAACTTGGACTTGATTGTTGGACTGAACCTGTTTAGGAACTGAAGGAAAAAACAAAGGAAAGCATTCATACCACTGGAAAAAATAAGAGAATGCTACATTCAAACCATCATAACACTTACCACCATTATCACTGCTATGGTCAGCGTTGTCGGCGTCTCCGATATCAAACGTGACCTTGCGTTCTTTGTTGCTGTCGACATCATCTGAGTCGCCGACGTCAAAGTCGACCTTGCGTTCTTTGTTGTCAACATCATCAGAATCTCCAATGTCAAACGCCACCCTACGATCTTCAGGAGCAGGCTGATGCTGAGCAGAGGGGTTTTGGGCGATTTGGGTAGTGGGGACGCTGATCTCTTTCAGGGTTTGCTTCAGGATTGGACAGTGGGCCTCTCTCAGCTCCCTCTTTTCCATCAGAGGGCTTTCAGAGGGGCTGGAAGATTTGATATCTCCTAAAAGAGCACGAGGGTGGGGTGAGACTGCTTGGATTATGTTCAAATATGTACGCAGTACAGTAATGGAATATGAGCAGGTACATATGTTTCCTTTTACTCTCAGCACTGGAGAGCAACATGAGTTGCATaagcaattggggggggggggggggaaactacaGTAGATATTGTTCAAAACTGAGCTCCCATGTCAGAGAATCACAAATGGATGACATTAAAAAGATCATATTTACACTTCCGTTCATAGCTTAAGTTATCAAAGATGATAAGATACCACAGAGCTTATGCCTACTGCCGGGgcagttatttaattccactctgacattaaatgaggagcgaaacaaaaatctcttacagtattgtcacgctTTAATACTttcatgaacagacgcacaagccTAGATACTGAAGTGTGCGCCGATCAGCACAGTACAGtgtctcttatagggcagttgtctgttctcatttttcaaattgattttaacatCTTATTGCTcagttttaaggccttaaacagtcttgctctTATATACATTTCTGATGTATTGACCTGGAatacgccctctcgaccattaagatctgcagttGGAGCCCTGCtgattattcccaggtctcagcttgttacaaagggtgatggggcttttgctgtaaGAGCCcccactatggacctctcttcctgttgaactaagacaaaccaagtctctagcttcttttaaatttcctcttaaaacttttatttttatgaaagcttttataaatgtttgttgttgttattgttcccctccccctttttctccccaattgtatccggccaattaccccactcttctgagccatcccggtcgctgctccacctcctctgccaatccagagagggctgcagactaccacatgcctcctccggtaaaTGTGGAGTtgagccgcttcctttcacctgacagtgaggagtttcaccagggggacgtagcacatgggaggatcatgctattccacacagttccccctcccccccgaacaggcaccccaaccgaccagaggaggcgctagtgcagcgaccaggacacatacccccatccggcttcccgcccgcagacacagccaattgtgtctgtagggatgcccaatcaagccagaggtaacacaggggtttgaattggcgatccccatgttggtaggcaagagaatagaccgttacaccacctggatgccccatttgtctttatttattcacactgtttttaattttactcttacttatttggtattattcttatttttgccttgtctggttttatttctttgcaaagcactttgtaacattgttttagaaaagtgttacataaataaagttattattcattcattatccaaacggcttatcctgctctcagggtcgcagggatgctggagcctatcccagcagtcactgggcggcaggcggggagacaccctggacaggccaccaggccaccacagggcctttttttaattattattattattattattattattattattatctcgtcttccagctcacatcccaccaaggctGTTTCTCCAATTATTTTGTATAGACCTCGCTACACTCGATCAGTTCCCCACACATAGTTCTCACAGGAGAAGGCACTCTATGGCACCACCTTTGACTTGCTACACATGAGCTTCAAGCAGCTATCTCAGCAATAGAGTGGAGTTAAACATGGCATATAGGTCACACATGgttaaagattaaaagtaagcaaacatcaaatatatgAGCTGGCCCCACAGCCTCACATGACATTTGTTTATGGTTTTAAGGTGAATGACAGATTTAATGCTAATTGTTTCTGTTTAGTAATCCTAGGAACATCCTTGTCTGCTAAACAGTCTGGTTCATCGAATGAACCAAACTGGTCAAGGCAAGTGTTGAAGCAATTATTCCCCGGCCCTCACCCTGCCCATGCAGCGCAAATGCCATGTCAACGCCTTAAGTCAACCCAGCTATTTTTGTTAAGGAGGTAAAGACCAATTAGTGGATCACTATGACCCAATTAGGTTGCTTCAGTTTATTGGACGAGTGGATCCAGACACATCGTGTCAGTTAGCACATCCCACACAGTCATGGATAAGCAAATACCACTCAGGCTGTTTAAAACATTTCTATGAACGATAGGAACAACAGGCCAACTTAGACATTTTTAGAACGATTACAATAAAATCAAATGAGCATGACTTTGTGGACATGTGCCACTTTTTAGACTTGCTTAAGTAATGCTGTGCCATGGGATCACCAAATTCAGCCTTTCACGAACCAAACCAAAAAGACAGTGAAATATGGTTGTAGCTAAGGAGAACAAACTAAATGTGAAGTGACCTGAGGAACTGGAATTAATTCATTAATGTTGAAATCTAATGAAATGAACttaaaaaataaaatggaaaaaaaaacagctcagCTGTTTTCATATAGATGTTTGATGGTTAGAGAGACTCCATTATATTAAATTTCCATTGGGCCCCATTTGTTAGATTAGATTACACAAGAGTAATTTGCATGAATATTTTGCATGTCGACTGCCAATGCAACATGTGCACCACCAGAGTCTACAATTTTAGATTTACATAAAAACCAATTTAATGACTTGAAAAACATATTTGAATGGACTTGAGAGTCGAGTCATTACGTTTCCTAAATCAAGACCTTGAGGCCACTTACGTTCAATCTTCTTTTTGAGGTGAGGGCAGACAATAAACCAGACCACAACAGCAGTCAGCAGAGAGCAGAACAGCGACAGCAGGACTATACCCCACCAAGGAAGGTTGTCGAATCCCAGCACTAGAGGACCCCCAGGTTGCCAGAGAgacagatatacatacatataagggggaaatggaaaaaaaagccaGTTTAATAAACAAATACCTCTCTCAAAAGACAATATCTTGACAACAACTGATTTAAGTGTTGATTTTACATACAAACATATGGTTGACACCACCACCAGTGTATGAGTGTGCATTTGCACGTGGGTGGATGTGAAGTATTCATTGTAAAgcactctgattggctgctgcagctagataAACGCAGTATAAAATGAAGAACATTAACCAAAGGAAAACAACCTGAGTACACTGGGTGACATTTTACCAAGCGTAACTGCACTGCCTCATTGTGCCACGTCCTGGTTAAATATGGTAAGCAtgtctacccccccacccccgcatgTGAACAGTTATACAACCTATCAAAAGCTTAAAGACCAAAAtgtcagtgacccccccccccctacaaatGCCCTGCTAACAACTGCACATGGGCAATGAAATCCTTAAAAAAGTTACAGCACAGcgtttcggggaaaaaaaaaacatacagaaaAGAAAAAGGGGAGTCGTTCACTTAAGCATTTGCTATAGCACAAACAGCTACCTCTTGCCAAGACTGCAGTAAATGTGTGCATGTGGAGTGGAAGTACACACAGTGCAGGGCATGTTGGCAGAGTAAACAACTAGGTTTTCCCCTAGGGAGGTGGCTGTCCCTGTCATACGCAAAGGACGCAAGTGTggtgagaagaagaaaaacataAGAGCTAAACAACATTCAAGGCAAGTTTCTTGAGGTGACCTCAGCCATGTCTGATTgaaaaatgtggaaaaaaaaggaGTGAAATGAAGGCCATTGCTGAGATGAGTGTCTTAGTAGCTCTATTAGTCTGAGGGCAGAGTCCGCAGTGCTGCTCTCCCCCCACTGACTCATTCTCACATGGTGCAGCAGGAGACCACAGCCTACTACGGCACAACACATCAGTGATGTGTTTTCAGTTATGTAATGCAAACTCATTCCCTCCAGGAGGGGGAGGGGCATGACGAAAGAGGaaatgggagggggggttgtAGAGAACAGCTGAGCCTCTTGTCTTTCCCAAGAAAAAGTTTTAGGAGCAGCGAGACAGCCAAAAACAGGTGTGGGCCAGCTTAACCCTAATGGGGTCAGAAATAAGATAGTAGGGAgtgaaaatcaaaaaaaaaatgttttaaagagagaaaaaaagaaaaagaaataagatGATAGGGCAAGAGCAAGCTCATATGTAATGGTTTGCAGTATACAGTAAATTGTGAATAAAACCTTAAAAAAAGATCGCAAAAGGAAAAGAACGGGGAAATTTGAGTAGATACGGCTGTTTTTGTGGGTCACTTTTATAAACAATAAAAAGGATTGTATAAAGAAAAACAGCATTGGGTGAGCTACAAAAACATTCCTACATAAAAGGGATGAGCGTGCACCACAGTCATGCAGTGGGATGAATGGGATTGCTCAGGAAGTGGAACTAACCCACGGCTGCGTTCCAAACCCCTCCCTGCAACCTCTGTATTCTGTGGCATACACTACACAACATGGTTgtgaggtttttttgttttttttttgtctcccctACCGTGAGTGCAGTTTTCCTCCAACTCTAATTTCACCGAAGGATAAAATTACAGTTCGATGATTCACTCGGCAGAAAACACTGTCAACAGTCCTGACTTCTGTCCTAGCCTCTGTGCTGCACTTGACAAGAGTAAAAGCTGCTTGATGTTCAAAGCCCAAAATTTCAAGTCCCAACAATTCTCATCAATCTTTGCGTTTTATTTTCAGGTAGCCTCTGTGATGAAACCTGTAATTCTGTTTTGGAATGAGTCTTGGTGAAACATGTCAATTCATCTCTAATGTGGAGTGTTTAGCTCTGTCTATGATGCCAATTGTTTAGTGTCCCCTGAGCAACCATTTCCAACCCATGTTCGTTTTCCAAAGCTGAACCCATGCAGAAAATTAGCATTCCATTCAAAGTGGATTGAAGTTTAGCAATGGGAGGTTGATGCGATCGGATCTAAATGACTTCTTATCAGTACTACATTCAACACTTTGTATTTTGTTAAGCTGAAAAACAGCCAAGGaaatatagtaaaaaaaaaaaaacacgaaaaaATATGTGAGCTGCGGTACACCTAATATGAAACTGGTCTATGTCCATGAATTGGCTCATTGTGGTATtcaaaaaattaaaatcaaaGTTTAATCATATGTCCACATTTAAATGGGTTGGAATGGATATACATAACTGAATAAAACCATATAAATTTGGCTACGTACGAGTACAGGTCCCAATGTACAGtgtcactcaaaaaaaaaaagaaaaaagaaaatggagaACGTGACTGACTCAGCTAAGGGCTATGCTGGTACTTCAAGTGATCTCCTTCGtgtgcatgtacacatacacataagtGCACCATATCTGGCCATCTTCTGGCATGTAACCATATTTAATGGCCCAGGCCAGCTAACTTCTTGAACTGCTAGATCTTATAGAGGGAAGAAATCAAAGGAGGAAAAGTTGTTCAATTTAATAGCTTCCTGAGGAGGTAAGGGCAACAAAGCACTTAAATAAATCAACGCCGAGTAGGAATAAAACAAATGGAACTGATCTATTTAAGTAATTTCAAAAGACCCTCCTTTTTCTGCTTTCTCCCACGTTCAAATGGCAAAGACACCGATGTCAATAATAACGTCATATCTTGTTTATGTCTTGGTTGTAATCCATTCGTAAAATTTAATTCCAGCTATGACCCACATAGAACCACAAGCAAGAAAACCACTTTCCAaaaaaacatgttaaaataaacaGGCCTTCACTTAAAAACAGTAACTAGTCTGGTTCAGTCTGGAGTAAGTGTGGGTATCCGGCTGTCTGAGGGAGCAGTTTATTTTAAGCTGTTGCTGTGGGCAGGCATGCAGAGCAAAAGGACTGGAACAATGATACTAACTTCTCCCAGTGTACATGATGGAGAACAGGTTGATTCCCATGGTGATCGCATAAAAGACAGGCAGGGCCCTCAGTCCATTGGGCACAGGGTCTTTCTACAGGGGCAAATCAAAAGGCGAAGTCAGAAAtataaggtttaaaaaaaaaacactttttgtGTTAAGGCTACAGACAATGTAGAAGACAAATTTCTCTCAAGAAGTTTCTCATCAAAAAAGAGCAGCTTGAAAAACCTGTTGAGCTTACCTTGTGCAGGATGAATATGCGCACAAAGTAGAAAAGAACGCCTGACATTATACCAGACAACAGGGGACTTAGGAACCAGGAACCAACTGCAGAGAAGACAATTTTGTGAATCATTTTTTTTATACATGAGTTTTTATTTCTCAGGATTCATGAAAATCGAACCCTAAAATGACAAACAACTTAACCCCACTACATTTTGAAGAGCTGCAGAATAAAATAAAGGAGCAACCAATTGTTGTACAATTGTACTGCATTACTGATAACACCATGCATATACAATTATATTATTGGGAGTGGATTTTCCAAACACTATTTCTTCCATTTCAGTCA
This genomic interval carries:
- the si:dkey-200l5.4 gene encoding glutamic acid-rich protein isoform X2, with the translated sequence MRFLMPVCVFLAVAGLHTAFTASLESAEKEETVAEETSELSELQKTDQMEFEAAEMNEEKTQDARYLEAAKDQSEEEQTEVENENAEGDGKSDVAANDDPESDSLEETDGVRQKREHHDSETDSLSNSDDLSEDTTKEQGAQGISKDHGSSS
- the si:dkey-200l5.4 gene encoding glutamic acid-rich protein isoform X1; its protein translation is MRFLMPVCVFLAVAGLHTAFTASLESAEKEETVAEETSELSELQKTDQMEFEAAEMNDPHRFPSPFTEEKTQDARYLEAAKDQSEEEQTEVENENAEGDGKSDVAANDDPESDSLEETDGVRQKREHHDSETDSLSNSDDLSEDTTKEQGAQGISKDHGSSS
- the slc20a1b gene encoding sodium-dependent phosphate transporter 1-B isoform X1; translated protein: MVSTTAATIILASTVGLATQGPLTEYMWLLIVGFIIAFILAFSVGANDVANSFGTAVGSGVVTLRQACILATIFETVGSVLLGAKVSETIRKGIIDVNMYNSSEHVLMAGSVSAMFGSAVWQLVASFLKLPISGTHCIVGATIGFSLVARGQQGVKWFELLRIVGSWFLSPLLSGIMSGVLFYFVRIFILHKKDPVPNGLRALPVFYAITMGINLFSIMYTGRMLGFDNLPWWGIVLLSLFCSLLTAVVVWFIVCPHLKKKIERDIKSSSPSESPLMEKRELREAHCPILKQTLKEISVPTTQIAQNPSAQHQPAPEDRRVAFDIGDSDDVDNKERKVDFDVGDSDDVDSNKERKVTFDIGDADNADHSSDNGVPKQVQSNNQVQVNNQHSSVPANQLQFNNHAQFNNRPAHIPSNGYSQYHTVHKDSGLYKDLLHKLHLAKVGDCMGEGGDKPIRRNNSYTSYTMAIIGMHGDFKHKEGEFRACEDGDKGPGSGGQDRKRVRMDSYTSYCNAVAENMTSEGLSEGDVALEIGKDDAGRRHSSDDDGLEADRPEVSTLFQFLQILTACFGSFAHGGNDVSNAIGPLVALWLVYTTNSVTSNAPTPIWLLLYGGVGICAGLWVWGRRVIQTMGKDLTPITPSSGFSIELASALTVVVASNIGLPVSTTHCKVGSVVAVGWLRSKKAVDWRLFRNIFMAWFVTVPISGLISAAIMALFIYVIL
- the slc20a1b gene encoding sodium-dependent phosphate transporter 1-B isoform X2 — its product is MVSTTAATIILASTVGLATQGPLTEYMWLLIVGFIIAFILAFSVGANDVANSFGTAVGSGVVTLRQACILATIFETVGSVLLGAKVSETIRKGIIDVNMYNSSEHVLMAGSVSAMFGSAVWQLVASFLKLPISGTHCIVGATIGFSLVARGQQGVKWFELLRIVGSWFLSPLLSGIMSGVLFYFVRIFILHKKDPVPNGLRALPVFYAITMGINLFSIMYTGRMLGFDNLPWWGIVLLSLFCSLLTAVVVWFIVCPHLKKKIERDIKSSSPSESPLMEKRELREAHCPILKQTLKEISVPTTQIAQNPSAQHQPAPEDRRVAFDIGDSDDVDNKERKVDFDVGDSDDVDSNKERKVTFDIGDADNADHSSDNGVPKQVQSNNQVQVNNQHSSVPANQLQFNNHAQFNNRPAHIPSNGYSQYHTVHKDSGLYKDLLHKLHLAKVGDCMGEGGDKPIRRNNSYTSYTMAIIGMHGDFKHKEGEFRACEDGDKGPGSGGQDRKRVRMDSYTSYCNAVAENMTSEGLSEGDVALEIGKDDAGRRHSSDDDGLEADRPEVSTLFQFLQILTACFGSFAHGGND